In Candidatus Eisenbacteria bacterium, the genomic stretch TTTCCGAGCACGGCGGCGGTCTACTCCTCGAGGAGGCGGACCGTCGGATCGTCGTGGAAGACATCGTCCCCCACCTCCGCTTCCGCCATCGCATGGCGCATCGCGGGAGTCGGCCGGGTGACCGTGTCGCTGCGAAGATCGACGTAACTCGTTGTCAGAAAGGCCTCGTTCGATTGAATCCCTGGCGCCAGGGTGCTAATCTCAACAAGGAGCGGATTTCGAAACTTTCCCCGGGCGAAGCAGTATAGGGGAGAGGCGAGCCGCCCCCAAATCGATACGCCCCAAGGAGGAACGTAAATGCCCTTCATGTTCTGGGATCCGACGATGGTGCTTCTGATCCCGGCTATGATTTTTGCCTTCTACGCACAGACGAAGGTTCAATCGACCTACGCCAAGTTCAGCAAGATCCCGGCTTCCAGCCGCCGAAGCGGCCGGGAGGTCGCGGAGGCCATCCTCCGTCAAAACGGGATCACCGACGTCCAGATCGAGCAGGGTCAGGGGCTCCTTTCCGACCATTACGATCCGATCCACAAGACGGTCTCGCTCTCTCCCCACAACTACTCCGAGCCGTCGCTCGCTGCGATCAGCGTCGCGGCGCACGAGATCGGCCACGTCATCCAGCATGCGCAAGGCTTCGCGCCGCTCAAGTTTCGGACGGCCATCTTCCCGGTCGCCAACATCGGAACGATGCTGGCCTGGCCGATCCTGCTCATCGGTCTGTTTTTCATCCCGGGAGTCCGGATCGGCGGCGTGAGCCTGATCGATGTGGGGATCGCGCTCTTCTCGATCGGTGTCCTGTTCCAGCTCGTGACGCTCCCGGTGGAGTTCGACGCCAGCCGAAGGGCCATGGTGCAGCTGAACCAGCTCGGAATCCTCGCTCAGGAGGAGCAGGTCGGGGCGAAGAAGGTGCTCGACGCGGCGGCGCTGACTTACGTCGCCGCGGCCGCCGCCGCGGTG encodes the following:
- a CDS encoding zinc metallopeptidase, with product MPFMFWDPTMVLLIPAMIFAFYAQTKVQSTYAKFSKIPASSRRSGREVAEAILRQNGITDVQIEQGQGLLSDHYDPIHKTVSLSPHNYSEPSLAAISVAAHEIGHVIQHAQGFAPLKFRTAIFPVANIGTMLAWPILLIGLFFIPGVRIGGVSLIDVGIALFSIGVLFQLVTLPVEFDASRRAMVQLNQLGILAQEEQVGAKKVLDAAALTYVAAAAAAVLQLVRLLILRDRRN